ACCGTCAGGGACTTGCCCGGCATGGTCCTGGCGGAGACGCGGACGACCATGGAGTCGATCAGGACCGAGTCCAGGCCGAGCACCTCGACCGGGCCCCACAGCAGCTCGTTCCAGGGCTCTTCCTTGCTCATGTGCTCGGCGACGTCGTCCAGCGTGGCCTTCACGTGGTCCAGGTCCTCGCTGGCCCGCACCGTCACGTCGACCCCGGCCGTGGCCCAGCCCTGGGAGAGGTTGCCGATCCGCTTGACCTCGCCGTTGCGGACGTACCAGATCTCGCCGTCCGCACCGCGCAGCTTGGTCACGCGCAGCCCGACCTCGATCACCTCGCCGGTGGCCACGCCCGCGTCGATCACGTCGCCGACGCCGTACTGGTCCTCGAGGATCATGAACACGCCGGAGAGGAAGTCGGTGACCAGGTTCCGCGCGCCGAAACCGATCGCCACGCCGGCCACACCGGCCGACGCCAGCAGCGGCGCCAGGTTGATCCGGAAGGTGCCCAGCACCATCAGCGCGGCCGTGCCGAGGATCAGGAAGCTCGCCACCGACCGCAGCACCGACCCGATCGCCGCCGCCCGCTGCCGCCGCCGCTCGGCGTTGACCAGCAGACCGCCGAGCGCCGAGCCCTCGCCGGACTGCGCCGCGCGGCCCATCCGGTCGATCAGCTTGGTGATCGCCCGCCGCACCACCGCGCGCAGCGCCACCGCCACGACCACGATCAGCAGGATCTGCAGGCCCATCGCGAGCCACGTCGACCAGTTCTGCTCGACCCAGCTCGCCGCGTTCGTCGCGCTCTGCTGTGCGTCCTGGAGCGAGGGGACGGCCGGTTCCGTCGAGCCGGAGGGTGAGGGGGTCGGCGACGCTCCGGCGGCCGGCAGGACGGCGGGCAAGGACGACACGGCAGGTACCTCCAGGTGCTGCGCGGTCCGGCCGGTGGGCGGTCAAGGTCTTCAAGGTCACGGAAAGGTCACCGGACGGACAGGGCCACCACACTAACGGGGCATTGTGTGTGCCCCGTGCGAATCCGCCAAGGAGGCGTACGGGAGAGACAGGGTTCACCCCGGCGTGAACAGGCGGGGACCCGGCCGGCTTGAACCGGGCGTGATCCGGGGGATGAATGGGGTGTGGTCGAAAACACTCCCAGCCCGTTACCGGGACATGGTGGCGCTTCCACCAGGCCTGAGGGGAGACTGACTGCAGATCGTCCCGGCGCGAGCCACGCGCCGCCGACGCCCAAGGAGGCACCCGTGCCGCATGTCCTGGTCCTCAACGCGTCGTACGAGCCGCTCGGCGTCGTACCGCTCCGCCGCGCGCTCGTCCTCGTCCTGGAGAACAAGGCCGTCTCCCTCGAGGAATCCGGCGCCTATATGCACAGCGCATCCGTCACCGTCCCCGCACCCAGCGTGGTCCGGCTCAAGCGATTCGTCCGGGTTCCCTATCGG
This genomic interval from Streptomyces sp. NBC_00557 contains the following:
- a CDS encoding mechanosensitive ion channel family protein, whose translation is MSSLPAVLPAAGASPTPSPSGSTEPAVPSLQDAQQSATNAASWVEQNWSTWLAMGLQILLIVVVAVALRAVVRRAITKLIDRMGRAAQSGEGSALGGLLVNAERRRQRAAAIGSVLRSVASFLILGTAALMVLGTFRINLAPLLASAGVAGVAIGFGARNLVTDFLSGVFMILEDQYGVGDVIDAGVATGEVIEVGLRVTKLRGADGEIWYVRNGEVKRIGNLSQGWATAGVDVTVRASEDLDHVKATLDDVAEHMSKEEPWNELLWGPVEVLGLDSVLIDSMVVRVSARTMPGKSLTVERELRWRIKRAFDRASIRIVGGATAEEDAADTPDPTAAVAAPSVYADADSPRVAATAPITPGRAAPPAK